Proteins from a single region of Pseudomonas sp. BSw22131:
- a CDS encoding substrate-binding domain-containing protein, with amino-acid sequence MFKRTLIAASMAVAALASAQSMAAVTGGGATLPLPLYTTAGVLSSGFDTYTGGGSGAGKTAFLTNTPSAIGKTANVDFAGSDSVLTAAELSTYASAHNAAWGPLIQVPSVGTSVAVPFNKAGATAVNLTTAQLCGVFAGTITNWSQIANSGSAAPITVVYRAESSGTTELFTRYLNSRCGSSVPGTFAVTTTFSGSYSGGLPSNFTPATGSDGVSAALKVADGRITYLSPDWAATSEAGLADTAKVAQINGASPSTANVSAAVATVSAPATAAERAVPANWARTFGTGGIAYPTSGYPIIGFTNLIFSQCYADSTDTSQVLDFLNRHYGVSTGTNNDASIKANRFVPMSDTFKAAVRSSFTSSLSSLSVGRSNVCNGIGRPM; translated from the coding sequence ATGTTCAAACGTACTCTGATCGCAGCCTCGATGGCTGTGGCGGCACTGGCTTCGGCTCAATCGATGGCAGCGGTAACCGGCGGTGGCGCAACTCTGCCGCTGCCTCTGTACACCACGGCTGGCGTACTGTCCTCTGGCTTCGACACCTACACCGGTGGTGGTAGTGGCGCAGGCAAGACGGCCTTCCTGACCAACACCCCGTCGGCGATCGGCAAGACCGCCAACGTCGACTTCGCCGGTAGCGACTCGGTGCTGACCGCCGCGGAGCTGTCGACCTATGCCTCCGCCCACAACGCTGCCTGGGGGCCGCTGATCCAGGTGCCATCGGTGGGTACTTCGGTTGCCGTGCCGTTCAACAAGGCCGGTGCCACTGCGGTCAACCTGACCACTGCACAACTGTGCGGTGTGTTTGCCGGTACCATCACCAACTGGAGCCAGATCGCCAACTCGGGTTCGGCCGCCCCGATCACTGTGGTCTACCGTGCTGAGAGCAGCGGTACTACCGAGCTGTTCACCCGCTACCTGAACTCCCGGTGCGGCAGCAGTGTTCCTGGTACTTTCGCGGTAACCACCACCTTCTCCGGCAGCTACTCGGGCGGCCTGCCGTCCAACTTCACGCCGGCAACCGGCAGCGACGGTGTATCGGCTGCCTTGAAAGTCGCCGACGGCCGTATCACCTACCTCAGCCCTGACTGGGCCGCCACCAGCGAAGCTGGCCTGGCCGACACGGCTAAGGTCGCTCAGATCAACGGCGCTTCGCCTTCCACGGCTAACGTCAGCGCTGCGGTAGCAACCGTCAGCGCTCCGGCTACCGCCGCTGAACGCGCAGTTCCAGCCAACTGGGCACGTACTTTCGGCACGGGCGGTATCGCCTACCCGACTTCTGGCTACCCGATCATCGGTTTCACCAACCTGATCTTCAGCCAGTGCTACGCCGACAGCACCGACACCTCGCAGGTCCTGGACTTCCTCAACCGTCACTACGGCGTTTCAACCGGCACCAACAACGACGCTTCCATCAAGGCCAACCGTTTCGTGCCGATGTCGGACACCTTCAAGGCTGCCGTACGTAGCTCGTTCACCAGCTCGCTGAGCTCGCTGAGCGTCGGCAGGTCGAACGTTTGCAACGGCATTGGCCGTCCTATGTAA
- the gspF gene encoding type II secretion system inner membrane protein GspF — protein MNHYLFEAADAQGRIETGRLEADSERGAMGQLRSRGLTPLRVDLQHDARSGGGRFARKLSDADLDWATRQLASLLGASLPLEAALSATVEQAERKHIADTLSAVRNDVRSGLRLADALAARPRDFPEIYRALIAAGEESGDLAQVMERLADYIEERNGLRGKILTAFIYPGVVGLVSIGIVIFLLSYVVPQVVSAFSQARQDLPGLTVAMLMASDFIRTWGWLCFIALVGSLWGWRLYLRQPAARLAWHSRILRLPLFGRFVLGLNTARFASTLAILGAAGVPMLRALEAARQTVSNQRLSLAVSEATAKVKEGVSLAAALRVEKVFPPVLIHLISSGEKTGSLPPMLERAANTLSKDIERRAMGMTALLEPLMIVVMGGVVLTIVLAVLLPIIEINQLVK, from the coding sequence ATGAACCATTACCTGTTCGAAGCCGCCGACGCCCAGGGCCGAATTGAAACCGGCCGCCTCGAGGCCGACAGCGAGCGTGGCGCCATGGGCCAACTGCGCAGCCGTGGCCTTACGCCGCTGCGGGTCGACCTGCAACACGACGCCCGCTCTGGTGGCGGCCGTTTTGCCAGGAAACTCTCTGACGCCGACCTGGACTGGGCCACCCGCCAACTGGCCAGCCTGCTCGGCGCCAGCCTGCCGCTGGAGGCCGCCCTCAGCGCCACGGTCGAGCAGGCCGAGCGCAAGCACATCGCCGACACCCTCAGCGCCGTGCGCAACGACGTGCGCAGCGGTCTGCGGCTGGCCGATGCGCTGGCGGCGCGGCCACGGGACTTTCCCGAGATATACCGAGCGTTGATCGCGGCCGGTGAAGAGTCTGGCGACCTGGCCCAAGTGATGGAGCGCCTGGCCGACTACATCGAAGAGCGTAACGGCCTGAGGGGCAAGATTCTCACAGCCTTCATCTACCCCGGTGTGGTCGGCCTGGTGTCCATTGGCATCGTTATCTTCCTGCTCAGCTATGTCGTGCCCCAGGTGGTCAGCGCTTTTTCCCAGGCGCGCCAGGACCTGCCCGGTCTCACCGTGGCGATGCTGATGGCCAGCGACTTCATCCGCACTTGGGGCTGGCTGTGTTTTATCGCCCTGGTCGGTAGCCTTTGGGGTTGGCGCCTGTATCTGCGCCAGCCGGCCGCGCGGTTGGCCTGGCACAGCCGGATATTGCGCCTGCCGCTGTTCGGTCGTTTCGTGCTGGGCCTCAATACCGCGCGTTTCGCCTCCACCCTGGCGATTCTCGGCGCCGCAGGGGTGCCGATGCTGCGCGCCCTCGAAGCGGCGCGCCAGACGGTTTCCAACCAGCGCCTGAGCCTGGCGGTCAGCGAGGCCACGGCCAAGGTCAAGGAAGGGGTATCGCTGGCGGCGGCGTTGCGCGTGGAGAAGGTCTTTCCGCCGGTGTTGATCCATCTCATCTCCAGCGGCGAAAAGACCGGCTCGCTGCCGCCGATGCTGGAGCGCGCGGCTAACACCCTGTCCAAGGATATCGAGCGGCGGGCCATGGGCATGACCGCATTGCTCGAGCCGTTGATGATCGTGGTCATGGGCGGGGTGGTATTGACCATCGTGCTGGCGGTGCTGCTGCCGATCATCGAGATCAATCAGTTGGTCAAGTGA
- the gspE gene encoding type II secretion system ATPase GspE, whose product MSALPYAWAKAQRIVLSQGEAGARLSVCPSTPGWAIGEVRRQFGALAFEQLSEQALDERLSSAYANTGSAAAVVGEAENDVDLDRLMQEMPEITDLLDTQDDAPVIRMINALLTQAAQDQASDIHIEAYETHSVVRYRVDGTLRDVVAPRKALHAALVSRIKIMAQLDIAEKRLPQDGRIALRVAGRPIDVRVSSVPTGHGERIVMRLLDKQAGRLQLESLGMAPVLLAQLDQLIRQPHGIVLVTGPTGSGKTTSLYAALARLDASTSNILTVEDPVEYDLPGISQIQVNAKIDMSFATALRAILRQDPDIIMIGEIRDLETAQIAVQASLTGHLVLATLHTNDAVSAVTRLTDMGVEPFLLASSMLGVLAQRLVRRLCPHCRVPDPSVPGHWRPTGCPVCNQSGYSGRTGIHELFVIDDALRGLIHQGVGEQALRQAARAAGMRTMREDGDRWIDSGATALEEIVRVTRDN is encoded by the coding sequence ATGAGTGCACTGCCTTATGCCTGGGCCAAGGCCCAGCGCATCGTCCTCAGCCAGGGCGAGGCGGGCGCTCGACTCAGCGTATGTCCTTCCACCCCTGGCTGGGCGATCGGCGAAGTGCGTCGCCAGTTCGGCGCGTTGGCCTTCGAGCAACTCAGCGAGCAGGCGCTAGACGAGCGCCTGTCCAGCGCCTACGCCAATACCGGTAGCGCGGCGGCGGTGGTGGGGGAGGCCGAGAACGACGTCGACCTCGACCGCCTGATGCAGGAAATGCCGGAGATCACCGACCTGCTCGATACCCAGGACGACGCCCCGGTAATTCGCATGATCAACGCCTTGTTGACCCAGGCCGCCCAGGACCAGGCCAGCGACATTCACATCGAGGCTTACGAGACCCATTCGGTCGTGCGCTACCGGGTCGATGGCACCTTGCGTGACGTGGTGGCGCCGCGCAAGGCGCTGCACGCCGCGCTTGTGTCGCGGATCAAGATCATGGCCCAGCTCGACATCGCTGAAAAACGCCTGCCCCAGGACGGCCGTATTGCCCTGCGCGTGGCCGGCCGGCCCATCGACGTGCGGGTTTCCAGCGTGCCCACCGGCCATGGCGAACGTATTGTTATGCGCCTGCTGGACAAACAGGCCGGACGCCTGCAGCTGGAGAGCCTGGGCATGGCGCCCGTATTGCTGGCCCAGCTTGACCAGTTGATTCGCCAGCCCCACGGTATCGTGCTGGTCACCGGCCCCACCGGCAGCGGCAAGACCACCAGCCTCTACGCTGCCCTGGCACGGCTGGACGCCAGCACCAGCAATATTCTCACCGTCGAAGACCCGGTCGAATACGACCTGCCCGGCATCAGCCAGATTCAGGTCAATGCCAAGATCGACATGAGCTTCGCCACCGCCCTGCGCGCCATCCTGCGCCAAGACCCGGACATCATCATGATCGGCGAAATCCGCGACCTGGAAACCGCACAGATCGCCGTGCAGGCCTCGCTCACCGGCCACCTGGTGCTGGCCACCCTGCACACCAACGACGCGGTGTCGGCGGTCACCCGGCTCACCGACATGGGGGTCGAGCCCTTTCTGTTGGCCTCGTCGATGCTCGGCGTGCTGGCCCAGCGTCTGGTGCGGCGCCTGTGCCCGCACTGCCGCGTGCCCGACCCGAGCGTGCCAGGCCACTGGCGCCCCACGGGCTGCCCCGTGTGCAACCAGAGCGGTTACAGCGGCCGCACCGGCATTCATGAACTGTTCGTGATCGACGACGCCTTGCGCGGCCTGATCCACCAGGGCGTTGGCGAGCAGGCGCTGCGCCAGGCAGCCCGCGCCGCCGGCATGCGCACGATGCGTGAAGACGGCGACCGCTGGATAGACAGCGGCGCCACTGCCCTCGAAGAGATAGTGCGTGTGACCCGGGACAACTGA
- the gspD gene encoding type II secretion system secretin GspD yields the protein MTYSGSFPRLRRLPAVAPFALLALLAACSSEPPRQGLQVTTSSDLGRPLLPPGAVDTQRDRQRLQAEAIQQQRQPPQLHAIRTPARANAGTQAAASNPLGNQPVKLNFVDADIQAVVRGLSRATGHEFLVDPRVKGQLTLVAETEVPAARAYDMLLAALRMQGFTVVDVGGVSQVVPEADAKLLAGPVYGADKPATGGMITRTFRLQYENAVNLIPVLRPMVASNNPINAYPGNNTIVVTDYSDNLDRVATVIAGIDTPGALDTDVVQVRNGIASDIATLVTQLLESQGAADPTQKISVVGDPRSNTVIIRAGSPERTDIARQLIYKLDNAQAGAGNFHVVYLRNAQAGKLAATLRGMLTGERDSENGGDNARSILNGSNNAASTQGGTGTSSSNSSTGTSSGLSTSGSKSYGLGASQAGQGANGQGSTENLAFSANGVTVQADATTNTLLISAPDPMYRSLREVIDLLDQRRAQVVIESLIVEVGEDQANEFGVQWQAGNLAGSGGFGGAKLGGSGLATSASSTLDALPAGLSLGVVRGTVTLPGIGAVTDLKVLARALESKSGTNVLSTPNLLTLDNELASIFVGQTIPFVSGSYVTTGSSGSSNPFQTITREEVGLKLNVRPQISEGGTVKLDIYQEVSSVDSTANNTAGTVTNKRAIDTSILLDDGQIMVLGGLLQDSFTQTADAIPGLSRIPVLGALFRHDRRATAKTNLMVFLRPYIIRDPDMGRNITLNRYNFIRNAQGAVQPSHNWALPDDINAAQLPDDRQAMPGALPSGAGLPANVTPRAAIRAVPQ from the coding sequence ATGACGTATTCAGGATCGTTCCCCCGGCTGCGACGCTTGCCGGCCGTGGCACCCTTCGCCTTGTTGGCGCTGCTGGCCGCCTGCAGCAGCGAACCGCCGCGGCAAGGTCTGCAGGTGACTACTTCCAGCGACCTTGGCCGGCCACTGCTGCCGCCCGGCGCAGTCGATACCCAGCGCGACCGCCAGCGCCTGCAAGCTGAGGCCATCCAGCAACAACGCCAGCCACCGCAGTTGCATGCCATTCGTACGCCGGCGCGGGCCAACGCCGGCACCCAGGCCGCCGCCAGCAACCCGCTGGGTAACCAGCCGGTCAAGCTCAACTTCGTGGATGCCGACATCCAGGCCGTGGTGCGCGGCTTGTCTCGCGCCACCGGCCATGAGTTCCTGGTCGACCCGCGGGTCAAGGGCCAGCTGACCTTGGTGGCCGAAACCGAAGTGCCAGCGGCGCGCGCCTACGACATGCTACTGGCCGCCTTGCGCATGCAGGGCTTCACCGTGGTCGACGTCGGCGGCGTCAGCCAGGTGGTGCCCGAGGCTGATGCCAAGCTGCTGGCCGGCCCGGTATACGGCGCCGACAAGCCCGCCACCGGTGGCATGATCACCCGCACCTTTCGCCTGCAGTACGAAAACGCCGTGAACCTGATTCCGGTGCTGCGGCCCATGGTCGCCAGCAACAATCCGATCAACGCCTACCCCGGCAACAACACCATCGTCGTCACCGACTATTCCGACAACCTGGACCGCGTCGCCACCGTCATCGCCGGCATCGACACCCCGGGCGCCCTCGACACCGACGTGGTGCAGGTGCGCAACGGTATCGCCAGCGACATCGCCACCCTGGTCACCCAGCTTCTGGAGAGCCAGGGCGCCGCCGACCCCACTCAGAAAATTTCCGTGGTCGGCGACCCCCGCTCCAACACGGTGATCATTCGCGCGGGCAGCCCCGAGCGCACCGACATCGCCCGCCAGTTGATCTACAAACTCGACAACGCCCAGGCCGGCGCCGGCAACTTCCACGTGGTGTACCTGCGCAACGCCCAGGCCGGCAAACTGGCGGCTACCCTGCGCGGCATGCTCACTGGCGAGCGTGACAGCGAAAACGGGGGCGACAACGCTCGCTCGATCCTCAACGGCAGCAACAACGCCGCAAGTACCCAGGGCGGCACTGGCACCAGCAGCAGTAACTCCAGCACGGGCACCTCCAGCGGCCTCAGCACCAGTGGTTCCAAAAGCTACGGCCTGGGCGCCAGCCAGGCCGGGCAGGGCGCCAATGGCCAAGGTAGCACCGAAAACTTGGCGTTCTCGGCCAACGGCGTGACCGTGCAGGCCGACGCCACCACCAACACCCTCCTGATCTCGGCCCCGGACCCGATGTACCGGAGCCTGCGCGAAGTCATCGACCTGCTCGACCAGCGCCGTGCCCAAGTGGTGATCGAAAGCCTGATCGTCGAAGTGGGGGAAGACCAGGCCAACGAATTCGGTGTGCAATGGCAAGCCGGCAACCTCGCCGGCAGCGGCGGTTTCGGCGGCGCCAAACTGGGCGGCTCAGGTCTGGCCACCAGCGCCAGCAGCACCCTCGACGCCTTGCCGGCGGGCCTCAGCCTGGGCGTGGTGCGCGGTACCGTGACCTTGCCGGGCATCGGCGCGGTCACCGACCTCAAGGTGCTGGCCCGCGCGCTGGAAAGCAAAAGCGGCACCAACGTACTGTCCACGCCCAACCTGCTGACGCTTGATAACGAACTGGCGAGCATTTTCGTCGGCCAGACCATCCCCTTCGTCAGCGGCTCCTACGTGACCACCGGCAGCAGCGGCAGCAGCAACCCGTTCCAGACGATCACCCGCGAAGAAGTCGGCCTCAAACTCAACGTGCGCCCGCAGATTTCCGAAGGAGGGACGGTCAAGCTGGATATCTACCAGGAAGTCAGCAGCGTCGACAGCACTGCCAACAATACCGCCGGTACCGTCACCAACAAACGCGCCATCGACACCAGCATCCTCCTCGACGACGGCCAGATCATGGTGCTCGGCGGCCTGCTGCAAGACAGCTTCACCCAGACTGCCGACGCCATTCCCGGTCTCTCGCGCATTCCCGTGCTCGGCGCGCTGTTCCGCCACGACCGCCGCGCCACCGCTAAGACCAACCTCATGGTATTTCTGCGCCCCTATATCATTCGGGACCCGGACATGGGCCGCAACATCACCCTCAACCGCTACAACTTCATCCGCAACGCCCAGGGCGCCGTGCAGCCGAGCCACAACTGGGCCTTGCCCGACGACATCAACGCCGCGCAACTGCCCGACGACCGCCAGGCCATGCCGGGCGCACTGCCGTCCGGCGCCGGGTTACCCGCCAACGTCACGCCGCGTGCCGCGATTCGCGCGGTGCCGCAATGA
- the gspM gene encoding type II secretion system protein GspM: protein MSAKAHLRQLGQLGQRRAKAKAAWRSLSHRDQRLMLAMGAFLLAMLVWLGGVKPALRSIDHWERELPRLRSQAAALQSLLAGVQVPPAGADVAEALRESLDNQGLRGHYQLGGDARTWRLQFDEAPASATLAWLRQCGQRFNLNISEAQLLRASSDTRSTDAGPQGSIEGRLSGFVRMEQAPGAKEAS, encoded by the coding sequence ATGAGCGCCAAGGCCCACTTGCGCCAACTTGGCCAACTCGGCCAACGCCGCGCCAAGGCCAAGGCTGCCTGGCGCAGCCTGTCGCACCGCGACCAACGCCTGATGTTGGCCATGGGCGCCTTTCTGTTGGCCATGCTGGTGTGGCTTGGCGGCGTGAAACCGGCGCTGCGCAGCATTGACCACTGGGAGCGGGAACTGCCACGCCTGCGCTCCCAGGCGGCGGCCCTGCAAAGCCTGCTGGCCGGCGTGCAGGTCCCCCCGGCCGGCGCCGATGTCGCCGAGGCGCTGCGCGAAAGCCTCGACAACCAAGGCCTGCGAGGGCACTACCAACTCGGTGGCGACGCCCGCACTTGGCGCCTGCAATTCGACGAAGCTCCCGCCAGCGCCACCCTGGCCTGGCTGCGGCAATGCGGCCAGCGTTTCAACCTGAATATCAGCGAGGCGCAACTGCTGCGCGCCAGCAGCGACACCCGCAGTACCGATGCAGGCCCGCAAGGTTCGATCGAAGGTCGGCTCTCAGGCTTTGTCCGCATGGAACAGGCGCCAGGCGCTAAGGAAGCTTCATGA
- the gspL gene encoding type II secretion system protein GspL: protein MIIQGLRVALPPLASLHRDSSVQVFEASRGGGGVLLMTLSLATLAAHLQRTKRAGARKAAVHCLLHPDDSLLASLTLPPLSAPRLEAAVRYAAQAFILGPVEQFHIAHGPREADGQVMLAWLERIRLQRLLALLHDCQLRLAGVYPAPYGLPLPADGTCEVAQRDYYLLERSGAHQARVEPRLPADTLLCAASLDGPLPTWSLHGRLAHGTATEGWGRALACCALAAVVWLVGVNLYARQLTHQGIALRQQMNAQVRQAFPGLDVVLNPLQQARQQIQAGSGTALQDPGRRFAALLEQSADAMPFLAGAVQTLAFSDGELHITLAEGYRTPTDGPWQAQLVKQGVEALPTNEGWTLRALALASGDGAPGDAADDPPPPRIDPSGATP from the coding sequence ATGATCATCCAAGGCTTGCGGGTCGCCTTGCCGCCATTGGCCAGCCTGCATCGGGATAGCTCGGTACAGGTCTTCGAAGCCAGCCGTGGCGGGGGCGGGGTACTGCTGATGACGCTCAGCCTGGCCACTTTGGCCGCCCATTTGCAGCGCACGAAGAGGGCCGGGGCGCGCAAAGCCGCCGTGCATTGCCTGCTACACCCCGATGACAGCCTGCTCGCCAGCCTGACGCTGCCGCCATTGTCGGCGCCACGCCTGGAGGCGGCCGTGCGCTATGCCGCGCAGGCGTTCATTCTCGGGCCGGTAGAGCAGTTTCATATCGCCCATGGCCCGCGCGAGGCCGACGGCCAGGTGATGCTGGCCTGGCTGGAGCGCATCCGCTTGCAGCGCTTGCTGGCGCTATTGCACGACTGCCAGTTGCGGCTGGCTGGCGTGTACCCGGCGCCCTATGGGTTGCCCCTGCCCGCCGACGGTACCTGCGAGGTGGCGCAGCGTGACTATTACCTGTTGGAGCGCAGCGGTGCCCATCAGGCCCGGGTCGAGCCGCGGCTGCCCGCCGATACGCTGCTTTGTGCGGCTAGCCTCGACGGCCCGCTGCCCACTTGGAGCCTGCACGGGCGTCTGGCCCATGGTACAGCCACTGAAGGCTGGGGCCGCGCGCTGGCTTGCTGTGCGCTGGCCGCGGTGGTGTGGCTGGTAGGCGTTAACCTCTACGCCCGGCAGCTGACCCACCAGGGCATTGCGCTGCGCCAGCAAATGAATGCCCAGGTGCGCCAGGCGTTTCCCGGCCTCGACGTCGTACTCAACCCACTGCAACAGGCCCGCCAGCAAATACAGGCGGGCAGCGGCACGGCGCTGCAGGACCCGGGCCGACGCTTCGCCGCGTTGCTGGAACAGAGCGCCGACGCCATGCCGTTTCTGGCTGGGGCGGTGCAGACCCTGGCCTTCAGCGACGGCGAGCTGCACATCACCCTGGCCGAAGGCTACCGCACGCCTACTGACGGCCCCTGGCAGGCGCAACTGGTCAAGCAGGGGGTCGAAGCGTTGCCGACCAATGAGGGCTGGACGCTGCGCGCGCTGGCGCTGGCCAGCGGCGATGGCGCCCCGGGCGATGCGGCGGACGATCCCCCGCCACCCCGCATCGACCCCAGCGGAGCCACGCCATGA
- the gspK gene encoding type II secretion system minor pseudopilin GspK has translation MSGTAIIAALVIATAVAVIAGAMIARQSVATRSLETAQQRAQSSADLQALVAWGRQVLDDDRQRDVLTRLDQPWAKPLHAVSAQTLSGTVSGWIDDEQGKYNLANLVSNGRPDADEIASFRRLCSSLGVRVRAADSIIARVIGSHDLLPTPTRATAPVNSFESGRATSAASAPAPIRATLPMLHGLEDLRSVKDVDARSLDALRDYITFLPATTWVNGNTASAEVLAAQVPGLSPGHVQALIAERDHGRWFINRGDFTNRLGVATLDEQQVRVGITSDWFRVNGLVRRGGQVLRLQALLHRDELKPTRLIWERIGS, from the coding sequence ATGAGCGGCACAGCCATTATCGCTGCACTGGTCATCGCCACCGCCGTGGCGGTGATCGCCGGCGCCATGATCGCCCGCCAGAGCGTCGCCACCCGCAGCCTTGAAACCGCCCAGCAGCGTGCCCAGAGCAGTGCCGACCTGCAAGCCCTAGTCGCCTGGGGGCGCCAAGTGCTGGACGACGACCGTCAGCGTGACGTGCTCACCCGGCTCGACCAGCCCTGGGCGAAGCCGCTGCACGCCGTATCGGCGCAAACCCTGAGCGGCACCGTCAGCGGCTGGATCGACGACGAGCAGGGCAAGTACAACCTGGCGAACCTGGTCAGCAATGGCCGCCCCGACGCCGACGAGATCGCCTCCTTCCGCCGCCTTTGCTCCAGCTTGGGCGTACGTGTGCGGGCCGCCGATTCAATCATCGCGCGGGTCATTGGCAGCCATGACCTGCTGCCGACCCCCACCCGTGCTACCGCCCCAGTCAACAGCTTCGAAAGTGGCCGGGCCACCTCCGCCGCCTCGGCCCCTGCGCCGATCCGCGCCACGCTGCCGATGCTGCACGGCCTAGAAGACCTACGCAGTGTCAAGGATGTAGATGCGCGCAGCCTGGACGCGCTGCGCGACTACATTACCTTCCTGCCCGCCACCACTTGGGTCAACGGCAATACCGCCAGCGCCGAGGTCTTGGCCGCACAGGTTCCGGGCCTGTCGCCAGGCCACGTGCAAGCCTTGATCGCCGAGCGCGACCACGGTCGCTGGTTCATCAACCGTGGCGACTTCACCAACCGTCTGGGCGTGGCGACCCTGGATGAACAGCAGGTGCGGGTTGGTATCACCAGCGACTGGTTCCGGGTCAACGGCCTGGTGCGCCGCGGCGGTCAGGTACTGCGCCTGCAGGCGCTGTTGCACCGCGACGAGCTGAAGCCGACTCGTCTGATCTGGGAGCGCATAGGCTCATGA
- the gspG gene encoding type II secretion system major pseudopilin GspG: MDVLPAVPRSHHQSGFTLIEIMVVVVILGVLAAIVVPKVLDRPDQARATAARQDISGLMQALKLYRLDHGSYPTSAQGLKVLAAAPGKAGGRAYLERLPNDPWGHPYHYLNPGTNGEVDVFSLGGDGQPDGEGANADIGSWQL, from the coding sequence ATGGACGTTTTGCCAGCTGTTCCTCGCTCCCACCACCAGTCGGGTTTTACCCTGATAGAAATCATGGTGGTTGTGGTGATTCTCGGCGTGCTCGCCGCCATCGTCGTGCCGAAAGTGCTCGACCGCCCGGATCAGGCCCGCGCCACCGCCGCGCGCCAGGACATCTCCGGCCTGATGCAGGCGCTCAAGCTCTATCGGCTGGACCACGGCAGCTATCCCACTAGCGCCCAGGGCCTGAAAGTCCTGGCCGCCGCCCCTGGCAAGGCCGGTGGTCGTGCCTACCTTGAGCGCCTGCCTAACGATCCCTGGGGCCACCCGTACCACTACCTGAACCCGGGCACCAATGGCGAAGTCGACGTGTTTTCCCTGGGCGGCGATGGCCAGCCGGACGGCGAGGGCGCCAATGCCGACATCGGCTCCTGGCAGCTCTAG
- the gspI gene encoding type II secretion system minor pseudopilin GspI: protein MRKLPVVARAQAGFTLIEVLVALAIVAIALAAVARASAVMTQNSGMLHDRALALLAAQSRLGELRLQGSLASGQAQVACDEGRLRLRCHQLVSPSPLPGVLRVQVVVSAALQPDWPLAQLETLVEQRPLASASAVAGH from the coding sequence ATGCGCAAACTCCCTGTCGTCGCCCGCGCGCAAGCGGGCTTTACCCTGATAGAGGTATTGGTGGCCCTGGCCATTGTCGCTATCGCCCTAGCGGCGGTGGCTCGCGCCAGCGCGGTGATGACTCAGAACAGCGGCATGCTGCACGACCGTGCGCTGGCGCTGCTGGCAGCACAGAGTCGCCTGGGGGAACTGCGCTTGCAGGGCAGCCTGGCCAGTGGGCAGGCGCAGGTCGCGTGTGACGAGGGGCGCTTGCGACTGCGCTGCCATCAGTTGGTCAGCCCGTCGCCGCTGCCAGGCGTGCTGCGCGTGCAGGTGGTAGTGAGCGCGGCGCTGCAGCCGGACTGGCCGCTGGCGCAATTGGAGACGCTGGTCGAGCAACGTCCGTTAGCGTCGGCCAGCGCGGTCGCGGGCCATTGA
- a CDS encoding type II secretion system protein N — protein sequence MLSLMRFADPRALQVVGLLAVVAGVWTWAQLLGDPPSLAVAAAAPLPAASSLAGQWFDERAAPLDIKVSGLLATQRGAVAILSVNDKPARPFMVGESLAPQVKLVQVEATQITVDRAGERQHIAIRRVLPALQLPTLSAPPR from the coding sequence ATGCTGTCTTTGATGCGTTTCGCCGATCCTCGCGCATTGCAGGTCGTGGGGCTGCTCGCCGTGGTTGCCGGGGTCTGGACCTGGGCGCAGCTGCTGGGCGATCCGCCCTCGCTGGCGGTCGCTGCGGCGGCGCCGCTGCCCGCCGCCAGCAGCCTGGCCGGGCAGTGGTTCGACGAACGTGCCGCACCGCTGGACATCAAGGTGTCCGGCTTGCTGGCCACCCAGCGCGGTGCTGTCGCCATCCTCAGCGTCAATGACAAGCCCGCGCGGCCGTTCATGGTCGGTGAGAGCCTGGCTCCGCAGGTCAAGCTGGTGCAGGTGGAGGCTACGCAGATTACCGTCGACCGCGCTGGCGAGCGGCAGCACATCGCCATTCGCCGAGTCCTTCCCGCGCTCCAACTGCCCACCCTAAGCGCCCCGCCGCGCTGA
- a CDS encoding prepilin-type N-terminal cleavage/methylation domain-containing protein — protein sequence MSKARQAAFTLIEVMVVLVIIGIATAAITLSLGAAGDRPLREEAWRLALALQAAQSVVHADGRPIRWYFDGRGYQFIRERNDNFIRDPLLKPQHWENAALQVQVSPQQVVLLDAEWISTPLRIELSDGANRVSVVRHANGAVTVQ from the coding sequence ATGAGCAAAGCCCGACAGGCAGCCTTTACCTTGATCGAAGTGATGGTGGTTCTGGTGATCATCGGCATCGCCACCGCGGCTATCACCCTTAGCCTCGGCGCAGCAGGCGACCGGCCCTTGCGCGAAGAGGCCTGGCGCCTAGCCCTCGCATTGCAGGCCGCACAGAGTGTGGTGCACGCCGACGGCCGGCCAATACGCTGGTACTTCGACGGCCGCGGCTACCAGTTCATTCGCGAGCGCAACGACAACTTCATCCGCGACCCGCTGCTCAAACCCCAACATTGGGAAAACGCAGCGTTGCAGGTGCAGGTCAGCCCGCAGCAAGTGGTGCTGCTGGACGCCGAATGGATCAGCACACCACTTAGGATCGAACTGTCCGATGGCGCCAACCGAGTCTCGGTGGTGCGCCATGCCAACGGCGCGGTGACGGTGCAATGA